The Amycolatopsis mongoliensis genome includes a window with the following:
- a CDS encoding adenylosuccinate synthase → MPAIVLIGAQWGDEGKGKATDLMGDRVQWVVRYQGGNNAGHTVVLPNGENFALHLIPSGILTPGVTNVIGNGVVVDPGVLLDELSGLEARDVDTSKLLISADAHLIMPYHVAIDKVTERYLGSRKIGTTGRGIGPCYQDKIARVGVRVQDLLDEKIFRQKVEAALEFKNQVLVKVYNRKALDANQVADEVLAAGEKFAHRIADTRLQLNQALERGETVLLEGSQGTLLDVDHGTYPFVTSSNPTSGGASAGSGIGPGRITTVLGILKAYTTRVGSGPFPTELHDESGEYLRKQGGEFGVTTGRSRRTGWFDAVIARYAVRVNGITDYFLTKLDVLSGLEKVPVCVGYEVDGFRTQDMPMTQTDVHHAIPIYEEHPGWFEDISGCRTFEELPANARAYVERLEELSGARISAIGVGPGRDQTIVRHEFV, encoded by the coding sequence ATGCCGGCCATCGTGCTCATCGGTGCCCAATGGGGAGACGAAGGCAAGGGCAAAGCCACCGATCTCATGGGTGACCGCGTCCAGTGGGTCGTCCGCTACCAGGGTGGCAACAACGCCGGTCACACGGTGGTCCTGCCGAACGGCGAGAACTTCGCCCTGCACCTCATCCCGTCCGGCATCCTCACCCCGGGCGTGACGAACGTCATCGGCAACGGCGTGGTGGTCGACCCGGGCGTGCTGCTCGACGAGCTGTCCGGCCTCGAAGCGCGGGACGTCGACACGTCCAAGCTGCTGATCTCGGCCGACGCGCACTTGATCATGCCGTACCACGTGGCCATCGACAAAGTCACCGAGCGGTACCTCGGCAGCCGCAAGATCGGCACCACCGGCCGCGGCATCGGCCCGTGCTACCAGGACAAGATCGCCCGCGTCGGCGTCCGCGTGCAGGACCTGCTCGACGAGAAGATCTTCCGCCAGAAGGTCGAAGCCGCGCTGGAGTTCAAGAACCAGGTGCTGGTGAAGGTCTACAACCGCAAGGCGCTCGACGCGAACCAGGTCGCGGACGAGGTGCTCGCCGCGGGCGAGAAGTTCGCGCACCGCATCGCCGACACGCGCCTGCAGCTCAACCAGGCCCTCGAGCGCGGCGAAACCGTGCTGCTGGAGGGCTCACAGGGCACGCTGCTCGACGTCGACCACGGCACCTACCCGTTCGTGACGTCGTCGAACCCGACGTCCGGCGGCGCGAGCGCGGGCTCCGGCATCGGCCCGGGCCGGATCACCACGGTGCTCGGCATCCTCAAGGCGTACACCACCCGCGTCGGCTCGGGCCCGTTCCCGACCGAGCTGCACGACGAGTCCGGCGAGTACCTGCGCAAGCAGGGCGGCGAGTTCGGCGTCACCACCGGACGTTCGCGGCGCACCGGCTGGTTCGACGCGGTGATCGCGCGCTACGCGGTCCGCGTGAACGGCATCACCGACTACTTCCTCACCAAGCTGGACGTGCTGTCCGGGCTGGAGAAGGTGCCGGTGTGCGTCGGCTACGAGGTCGACGGGTTCCGCACGCAGGACATGCCGATGACGCAGACCGACGTGCACCACGCGATCCCGATCTACGAAGAGCACCCGGGCTGGTTCGAGGACATCTCGGGCTGCCGCACGTTCGAGGAGCTGCCGGCGAACGCGCGCGCGTACGTCGAGCGCCTGGAAGAGCTGTCGGGCGCCCGGATCTCGGCGATCGGCGTCGGCCCGGGCCGCGACCAGACGATCGTGCGGCACGAGTTCGTCTGA